Below is a genomic region from Patescibacteria group bacterium.
TGGCTTTGATAAAGTTTCTAAATAATATATTAATGGAGAAGTAATATTATGAGTGAAGAGAAAAAATATCCTAAAGTAGTCGTTGGCGTGTTTATTTTTAATGATAAGTCGGAACTTTTTTTAATGGCTCATAGGTATTGGCAGAATAAATTTACCATACCGGGCGGTCATGTTGAAATCGGAGAAAAATTTGAAGAAACGGTTAAGCGGGAAGTTAAAGAAGAAACTAACTTAGACATAAAAGACATAGAATTTTTGGATTTTGAAAATATGAATAATTTAAAGACTAAATTTACCGGTCCGGTAAATCATTTAGTATCTTTCCTCTATAAGGTAAGAGCCAAAGGAGACCAAAAAGTTATATTAAATAAAGAAGGTAGTAGTTTCAAGTGGCAGACTGTCGAAGAATGGCTAAAGCAAAAAGAAGAAGTTACCGATTCGTCCGTTGAGCCGATGATTAAGTATTTTATAAATAATAATCAGATATAATGTTATGAGTGAAGAAAAAGAGATTGATAATTTCGGATGTAAATATGCTATTACCGGAGTCAGCGCGTTTATTTTTAATAAAGATGGCAAATTACTTTTAACTAGGTCGCCGAAATGGGGTAATTTATGGGTAGTACCGGGAGGTAAAGTAGATTTCGGTGAAAGTATGGAACAAACTCTTAAACGTGAAATGAAGGAGGAATTAAATTTAGATATAAGCAATATAGAATATTTAACAACCATAGAACTTAATAGAACTGAAGAAAGGCCTAATTTACATATGGTGGTTAATGAATTTATTGCAACGGCCGACGACGATGACGTTAAATTGAATGATGAACATAGCGAATTTGACTGGCGCAAGCCCGAAGAATGGTTTAAAGAAAAAGATGTCTATCCAGCAACAAGAGAAATAATCGGATATTATTTAAATGAATTTTTGCCAAAGAAGGATTGTGAAAATCTTTATAAGCGCGCTCTAGCCGATTACCAGAATTTGCTTAAGCAGACGGCCAAAGAAAAAATGGAATTCGCGGTTTATGCCAACGAGCAGATGCTAAGAGAAATTTTACCGGTGTATGATCATTTAAAAATGGCCATTGAGCATCACAGTGAAGAGTCAAAAGATGAATGGCTGACCGGAGTGAAGTTCGTCGTCAAGCAGTTTAAAGATGTTTTAGAAAAAATCGGTGTGGAAGAAATTACGGCTGAAAAAAAGTTTGACCATAATTTAATGGAAGCCTTAAGCAACGAAGAGACTGAAGATGAAAGCTTGGACGGGAAAGTGGCCAAGCAGGTAAAAGCCGGCTACAAGCTGAACGGGAAAGTGATTGAGCCGGCAAAAGTAATAGTTTATAAATTAAAATAATTTTTAATTTGTCATTGCGAGGAGCATCAGCGACGAAGCAATCTCCGGTTAAACGGCACGTACGTGGATTTTTACCAGAGATTGCTTCGCCCCCAAACGCTGGGCTCGCAATGACAGAAAAAGGAGAATAAATATATGTCACCAATCATAAAATGGATGCCATCCCTTGAATCTTTCGAGGATATGGATAAAATGTTTGAAGATTACATGCCGACTCGCGCCGGTTTCGCCGGCTATGTTCCGGCCATAGACGTTTATCAGGATAAGGATAAAGTCTATATTGAAACGCAATTGGCAGGGATTGATCCGGAAAAAGTTGATATTTCCATCAATAATAATGTTTTAACCATTAAGGGCGAAAGCGAAAAGAAAAGTGAAGTTGAAGACAAAAATTATTACCGGAAGGAAATCAGGCGCGGCAGTTTCTATAGGAGCGTGCCTTTACCGTCGCAGGTTTTAGGCGAAAAGGCCTCGGCCGAAGCGATTAACGGAATTTTAAAAATTGTCGTTCCGAAAGCGCTGGGCACCAAGCCGAAAACGATTAAGATAAAAACTAGCAAAAAATAAATTAATAAATAATTTAAATTAATATAAAATATTATGTCAAAAATACTAGGTATTGATTTGGGAACTACTAATTCGGCTATGGCCATTATTGAAGGCGGGCAGCCGAAAATTTTAGAAAATGCCGAAGGCAACCGGACTACGCCTTCTATCGTGGCGATTTCTAAAAACGGCGAAAGATTAGTCGGCTTAACCGCTAAACGGCAGGCCGTGACCAATCCGGAAAATACGGTCTACGCGGTCAAGCGCTTAATCGGACGCAGTTTTGAGTCGGACGAAGTTCAGCGCGACATTAAAATTTCGCCTTATAAAATAGTTAAGGCTAACGGCGGCGTTAAAATAAAAATGGGAGATAAAGAATTTACGCCCCAAGAAGTTTCGGCTATGATTTTAGCTAAACTTAAAGCCGATGCCGAAGCTAAGTTGGGCGAAAAAATTACTGAAGCCATTATTACCGTGCCGGCTTATTTTGACGATTCGCAAAGGCAGGCGACTAAAGACGCTGGGCGTATCGCTGGCTTAGATGTAAAAAGAATAATCAACGAACCAACGGCCGCGGCACTCGCCTACGGCTTTGAAAAAAAGAAAGGCGAGCAGATCGCGGTCTACGATTTAGGCGGCGGTACTTTTGATATTTCCATCTTAGACGTATCGGCCGATACGGTTGAAGTAAAATCAACCAACGGCGATACTCATCTGGGCGGCGAAGATTTTGACCAAAGAATTATTAATTGGATCATTGAAGAATTCAGAAAAGACCAAGGCATTGATTTATCTAAAGACACTTTGTCTCTGCAAAGGATAAAAGAAGCCGCGGAAAAGGCTAAAATTGAGCTTTCCACTACCATGGAAACGGAAATCAATCAGCCGTTTATCACGACCGACGCTAACGGGCCGAAACATTTAGTCATGAAAATGACGCGCGCCAAACTTGAGGAACTGGTCGGGGATTTGGTTGAAAAAACCATCGCGCCCTGCCAGTCGGCTCTAAAAGACGCGGGCTTTACCATTAAAGATATTCAGGAAATAATTTTAGTCGGCGGCATGACGCGCATGCCCTTAGTCCAGAAAAAAGTTAAAGAGTTTTTCGGCGGCAAAGAGCCGAATTTAACCGTTAACCCGGATGAAGTCGTGGCTCTAGGCGCGGCCGTGCAAGCCGGAGTTTTGCAAGGCGACGTTAAAGATGTTTTGCTTTTAGACGTTACGCCTTTGACTTTAGGCATAGAAACTCTGGGCGGTGTGGCTACGGCTTTAATTGAACGCAATACCACTATCCCGACCTCAAAGTCGCAGATTTTTTCCACCGCGGCCGAAGGCCAAACCAGCGTGGAAATTCATGTTCTGCAAGGCGAGCGCCCGATGGCGGCCGACAATAAAACTTTGGGCCGCTTCATCTTAGACGGCATTCCGCCGGCGCCGCGCGGCGTGCCGCAGGTTGAAGTAAGCTTTGACATAGACGCCAACGGCATTCTTAATGTTAAGGCCAAAGACAAAGCGACGAGTAAAGAGCAAAAAATCACCATAACGGCCTCTTCCGGCTTATCTAAAGAAGAAGTGGAAAAAATGAAAAAAGAAGCCGAACTCCACGCCGAGGAAGATAAAAAGAAAAAAGAGCAGGTGGAAACTAAAAATCAGGCCGAGGCGGTAATTTTTCAGACCGAAAAATTAATTAAAGACGCGGGCGATAAAATTAAACCCGAAGAATTAAAAGAGTTGCAGAATAAAATTGAAGATTTGAAGAAAATAAAAGATACTGACAATCTTGACGGCATTAAGAAAAAGCTTGAAGAAGTTAACGCCATAGCGCAAAAGATCGGCGCGGCTATGTATCAGGCCGCCTCCGCTGAAGCTTCGGCGAGCCAAGCAAATCAAGCTGGCGCACAGTCTGGCGCCGAACAACCTGGAGCCGGCGAGCCGAAAAAAGAAGAACCGCCGATTGAAGGCGAATTTACGGAAAAGAAATAAAGTAAATGACATTTTCCCCTCCTTGCTAAGGAGGGGCTAGGGGAGGTGGCATGGAAAAGGCAAAAAACAATTTAGTTTATAATCAGCCTTGTCTAAAAAGCATAAGAAAAAAATTAAGGCAGCAAGATATTCCCGCTGAAAAAGTGTTGTGGAATAAAATTAGAAATAAACAACTAAAATATAAATTTAGAAGACAATACAGCGTCGGCAGATATGTGCTTGATTTCTATTGTCCGAAAGTTAAATTAGGCATTGAAGTTGATGGAGCAACTCATGGCAATAAAATTGAAATAAAAAAAGATATTGGAAAAGAAAATTTTATTAATCGGTTTGGCGTTAAAATAATTAGGTTTATCAATTTTGACATTTATTATGAGATTGATGGTGTTTTAACTGAAATAAATAGTCAATGTGAAAAAAGAGAAAGTGAATTAAAAACCAGACCTCACCCCAACCCTCTCCTTATCAAGGAGAGGGAGTAATATTATGAATAAGGATTATTATAAAGTTTTAGGCGTGGATAAGAATGCTTCGGCCGAGGAAATCAAAAAGTCTTTTCGGCAAAAGGCGCATCAATGCCATCCGGATAAGCAGGGCGGAGACGAAAGAAAATTCAAGGAGCTTAACGAAGCTTATCAGGTTTTAAGCGACTCTAAAAAACGATCCCAATACGATCAATTCGGTTCGGCTTTTGAGCATGGCCAGGCCGGCGGCGCGCAAGGCTTTGGCGGCTTCGGTGATTTTTCCGGCGGGTTTAACGTCAATATGGATGATTTGGGCGATATTTTTAGCGGGCTGGGCGATGTTTTCGGCTTCGGCGGAGGCCAGGGTCAGCGGTCGCGAAGCGCCAGGCGGGGCAGTGATATCCAGGTGCTTTTAGCCATTAATTTTAACGAAGCGGTTTTTGGCGTGGAAAAAGAAATCAGCCTGAAAAAAACCGTTAAATGCTCTAAATGCCAGGGCGAGGGCCGGGAGCCGGGCTCGGAAGTTATAACGTGCAAAACTTGCGGCGGCAAAGGGCGCGTTATTAGGGTTCAGCGGACGATTCTCGGCAATATGCAGGTGCAGATGGCTTGCGAGGATTGCGGCGGCGAAGGCAAAAGCTTTAAAGAAAAATGCTCGGCCTGCCGCGGCGCCGGCTTAGTCCAGGAAATAGTCAATTTAAAAGTTAAAATTCCGGCCGGCATTGATAATAATGAAACCATAAGATTATCCGGCCAGGGCGAAGCCGCGGCCAAAGGCGGCCAGGCCGGCGATCTGTATTTAAAAATAAGGGTTAACCCGGACAGGCGCTTCCAGCGCGACGGCGCTAATATAAAATCCCGCGCGGAAATCGGCTTTTCCCAGGCCGCTCTAGGCGATAAAATTGAAATCGTTACGGTTGACGGGCCGGTTGATTTAAAAATTCCCGAGGGCACGCAGTCAGGCAAAATTTTTATCTTGCGCGATAAAGGCGTGCCTTATTTAAACGGCCGCGGCCGCGGCAATCATTTAGTTGAGGTGATTGTTAAAACTCCGGCCGGGTTAAGCCGCAAGCAGAAAGAATTATTAAAAGAATTGGGGGCTTAAAATTTATCATGAAAACTTACCATATTATCACCATCGGCTGCCAAATGAACAAGTCTGACAGTGAACGGTTAGCCGGTGTGCTGGAAAAACAAGGCTATAAAAAAACCGATAATAAATATCGGGCCGACTTAGCGGTGGTTAACACTTGCGGCGTCAGGCAAATGGCCGAGGATAGGATTTACGGCTTGATCCCGGATATAAAAAAAGCCAATAAAAAAGTAAAAATAATTTTAACCGGCTGTCTGGCAAACAGAAAAGACGTAAGAAATAGATTAAAAAATTACGTGGATGTCTGGCTGCCGATTAGTGAAATTACGAATTTTCAAACAAAGGCGAAACGCGGAAATGACTATTTAAAAATAAAGCCGAAATACGAGTCTAAATTTTCCGCTTATGTGCCGATTGGCAACGGCTGCGATAATTTCTGCTCTTATTGCGTCGTGCCGTATGCCAGGGGGCGGGAAGTTTATCGGCCGGTTAAAGACATTTTAGGCGAAGTTAAAAGTCTGGCTGAAAAAAATTATAAAGAGATTGTTCTAATCGCGCAAAACGTTAACAGCTATAAATCAGGCAAAACTGATTTCGCCGGCTTGCTTAAGCTAGTAAATAATATCAAGGGAGATTTTTGGCTTAGGTTTATAACCAGCCATCCTAAAGATATGTCGGATAAATTGATAAAAGCCATAGCCGGCTCTAAAAAAGTCTGCCGCCATATCCATCTGCCGGCCCAGGTCGGCGACGATAAAATTTTAAAAATGATGAATCGGAAATATTCAATCAAGCATTACGCGAATTTAATAAAAAAAATCAGGCGCGCCATGCCTGACGTCAGCATAACTACGGATATTATCGTCGGCTTTCCCGGGGAAACCGAGAAACAATTTAAAAATTCGGCCGAATTAATGAAAAAAATTAAATTTGATTTAGCTTATATCGTTCGCTACAGCCCGCGTCCGGGCACGGCGGCGTTTAAATTGGCCGATAATGTGCCGCAAGCGGAGAAAAAAAGGCGCGAAGAAAAGTTGACGAAGATACTGAAAAAGACGGCGTTTGATAATAATAAAAAATATATCGACAGGATTTTAAAAGTGTTGGTTGAAGGCGGGAATAAGGCGGGGGAGCTGTTCGGCAAGACGGCCACGGAAAAAAATGTTAAATTTTCTATGGCAAATAAAAAAGACGGGCTAATTGGAAAATTTGTAAATGTTAAAATTACTAAAGCGCGGGATTTCGGCTTAATTGGAGCCGCGGCTGAATAATCAATAAGCAATTATGCGCCAGGGCAATAAAAAAATCATCGTAATTCTCGGGCCGACCTCCAGCGGAAAAACCAAATTGGCGGTTGAGCTCGCGAATAAATTTAACGGCGAAATCATCAGCGCGGATTCAAGGCAGGTTTATCGCGGCATGGATATCGGCACAGGCAAAGATTTGGCCGAATATAAAGCCGGCAAAAAAATCATACCGTATCATTTGATAGACATAGCCAACCCTAAGGCTAGGTTTAATGTGGCTAAATATCAAAAATTAGCCTTTAAAGCCATTGACGGTATTTTACGGCGCGGCAAACTGCCGATTCTGGCCGGCGGCAGCGGTTTATACCTACAGGCCGTGGTTGATAATTTTCAGCTGTCAAACAGTAAGCCGGATTTAGATTTAAGAAAAAAATTGGAAAAATTAGGCGTTAGCCGGCTTGGCGCTGAAATAAAAAAATTGTCGCCTAAAATGGCGGCGAAAATAAATGATAGCGACAGTAAAAACAAGCGCCGCTTAATCCGCTATCTGGAAATTTTATTATCGGATAAAAATTTTAAAAGCGGGAAAGCCGAAGAAAAATATGAATTTTTAATCATTGGTCCGGCCTGCTCCCGCGAGGCGCTGAAAAAGAGAATTTATAAGAGATTGATATATAGATTGGAAAAAGAAAAAATGGTGGACGAGGTTAAGCGCTTGCGCGGCCGGGGCTTAAGCTTTAAGAAGCTTGAAGCTTTCGGTTTAGAGTATAAATTCATCGCTTTGTATTTGCAGGGCGAACTGCGATATGATGAGACGGCGGAAAAATTGAATATAGCCATTAATCAGTTCGCCGGCCGCCAGCTGTCCTGGTTTAGGCGCTGGCAAAGGCAGGGCAGGAAGATTAATTGGGTAAAAAATACAGGACAAGCAGTAAAAGTTGTTAGCGGATTTTTAGAATAAAAAAAGGCCGGATGTTAAATTCATCCGGCTTTGTTGTTAGCCACATATAAAGGTTATGCGCTAATTTGGGTTTTTTGTTGAATGACACAACACCTGCTTAGTTCTGGCATAGGACGATTCTGCAATATAAATTCGATAAAACATTTAATGCAGGCATCATATGATCCATTAACTGCATAAACTGGGGCAACTCCTACCGAGCATATTTTGCAAATTCCTATTTTGGGTATGGGTAGCAGTTCATTCAGTATATCAATTGCATGTGTTACTGGGATTCCTCTGATGGGGCCTCCGCAATCTACTAGCCTCCTTTCGTTGGTACACGATAGGCCGAATAGTCCGCAACCAAGAGCTTGGTAACAAATAGAATTTTGCATATTTTTTCTCTCCTCAAAAGAACATCGTTATTTGTTTTTATTATTATTTTTTGAATACTCCATTGATTCTTGTTCTCTGGTTTGGCCCTCTTGATTTCTCCATCTATTGCAAAATCTGCCTGCCGATGGCGCATCCTTAAAGAGTTCTTTACAGTTTTTTTTAACTGAACAGTTATCGCATCCGTTCATATTTCCTCCTTTTTTAAAAGATCAGTTAATAAATATGTATTTTGTTTTATTTTACCTCCTAAAAAAATTCCCCGTTATTTGGAACGGGGAATTTTTTTAGAAAATAATTTTCTGCCTCGGGCATGAGCCCAAGTTCATATATGAAAATTCTTTTTTCAGGCGATTATTTTTTTGCATTGTCATTATTCTAGCATATTATAAATATTTGTCAAATAAGCTAATATTAGTGATAAATTGATAATATAAAAATATTTTGTATTTTTTTTCTTGACAAATTATAATAAAGAAGTTAAGGTTTATAGTTGATTGATTTAATAATTTAAATACGGGTGGGTGGGAGGGAAAAGCGATGGAAAATATTAATAGAATGTTGACTGCGATGGTCAGAGAAGGTTTAATCAGTCACGAAGTACAATTGTTCTTACAAAAATTTTTTATGTCGCGCATGTGCTTAAAAAGTGATATAAAAGAACAAGATGTCGCACACATTATTAAGGAAATGGCGATCACCAAATTTGGTTCAGAGCTTAGTTTAAACGCCGATTTTCTTACCGGCGATTTTAAGAAAATGTACCCAAAGTTAATCGCCGAAGCAGCTTTGGGCGAAAGTATTTCATCATTAGATTTGGAAAAGATATTTTTTGTCTTTTGCCAAGTCCACGATGACACGACAGCCAAAAATTAAAAGGGAGCCATTTATAAAGGGCTCCCATTTTTTATTTTTAAAATATATATTAAATAATCAGGCTAATGCCGCGTTTTTTTAGTTCATCTTTGACCCCCATGAGGGCGAATTGTTCTGCCATTTCTTTTTCCGTATCATCCACCTTTTCTGGTTCGATTTTAGCTAAAATTTTTCCCCATTCGTTGATTTGTTTTGCGTCAGGAAAACTTTGATCGTTAAAAATTTCTTCAACTGTTTTTAATGCTTCTTCTTTAACTTTTTCATTTATTCCGGCTGATTTAATTTTTTCTATAACTTTTTCTTTGGCCATATTTGGTATTCTTTTGTCCCAGGGAAGCATCTCTGTAATTTTTTCTTGTTGCATATTTTTTTATTAATTTATTAAAGCAAAATTATATGAATTTATTTATTTTTTTAATATCTCCTTCAATATCTCAATTAATAGTTTGGGGTTGGCTTTACCGCGCGTGGCGGCCATAACCTGGCCGACCAGAAACTGTAAGACATTGGTTTTTCCGGCCTTGTACTCGCCGGCTTGCTTCTGGTTTTTAAATAACACTTCGGCGATGATTTTTTCCAAAGCTTCCCGGTCGTCAAGTTGCTCCAGGCCTAAATCCGCCATTATCTCTGACGGGTCGCCGCCGTTTTTATACATTTTAGCTAAAATGGTTTGGGCGGCCGAAGAATTGATTTTATCCTGATAGACCAGGCAAATGAATTCGGCGAAATTTTCCGGCGTGATTTTATTGTCTTTAATGCTTAGATTATCATTTTTTAAATGTTTAAACAGCTCGTTAATCAGCCAGTTGGCCGCGGCTTTGGCTAATTTATGCTTTTGCCTTTCCCAGTCATCGCCCGAAGATTTAATCCAGGCGCGCAGTTCGGAAATTACTTTTTCGGCGTAGCCGGCCAAAGCTTTGTCCGAAGCCAGGATTTCCGCTTCATAATCGGAAAAACAATATTCCTCTTTAAACCTTTTTATTTTTTGCGCCGGCAATTCGGCCATCTCGGCTTTTATTTTATCAATCCATTTTTGGCTGATTTTTAAAGGCGGAATATCCGGCTCGGGAAAATAGCGGTAATCAGCCGAGGTTTCTTTTATCCGCTGGCTGAAAGTTATGCCTTTGTCATTATTCCAGCCGCGCGTTTCCTGAATCAGCTTGCCGCCGTCCGTTAAAGCTTTAATTTGCCGCTTGATTTCGTAATCAACGGCTTTTTCCATGTACTTAAAAGAATTTATATTTTTCAGCTCAACCTTGGGATTTAATTTATAATCGCCGATGGGCATGATTTGCCCGTTGGTATATTTCCATTTGCCTTTTGCCTGCAGGCTGATATTGGCCTCGCATCTCATCTCGCCTTTTTCCATATCGGCGTTAGAGATATTCAGGAATCTTAAAATTTGCTGATAGCTTTGGGCGAATTTTTTAGCCGTGGCCGCGTCTTTTATAACCGGCTCGGTAACTAATTCAATCAAAGGCGTGCCGGCGCGGTTGTAATCCACTAAAGAATATTTTTTTCCGGCCGGATGGATTAATTTGCCCGTGTCTTCTTCAAGATGGATTCTGGTCACTAAAACCGGCTTATCGTCAACTTCCAAAAAGCCGTCGTAAGCGATCGGCAAATCATATTGGGAGATTTGGTAGCCTTTGGGCAGGTCGGGATAAAAATAGTTTTTGCGGTCAAACTTGGAAAGTTTATTGATTTTGCAATTTAAAGCCAGGCCGATTAAAATAGTCCATTCAATGGCTTGCTTATTAGGCAGAGGCAGAGTGCCGGGATGCGCTAGGCAGATCGGGCAGACGGTCGTATTGGGCTTTTTGTTCTGCGCGTCGTTATCGCACGAGCAGAACATTTTTGATTTGGTTTTTAGCTCGGCGTGTATTTCCAGGCCGATAATGACGTCGTATTCCATATTTAATTATTTCCATTCTTTAATAAATTGTTTGATAAATAATTTAGTAAATAAATATTTATCTTTAGCAATTTTTTTGGCGACTTTAGTGTTTAAATGTTTATAAGCCGACAATTCAAAATTTAAAGTATGTAAAACGCTGAAATTTCCCCCGAAAATAATATGGGGGCTGAATTTAATATTTTTATTCCACATCGTTTTGTTATATTTTCCAGCCCAGATAAAATTTCTGCCAACGCCGATTGCTCCAAGAGATTCTATCCTATCGGCATCTTGGAAAATTTTTATTTCTAATTCTTTTGGCTTATGTTTACAATGATTCTTAACCCAGCAGTAATTATCATGTTCTTTAATAATTTTTAAAACTATAGGTATATTATTTTTCGGAAATTTTATTTTAGTTAAAATTTTAAAGGCTAATTTAACCGATTCATGGCTGTGCTCATTATGAGTTTTATTTATATAGCCGATATCATGGAGCAGGGCAGCGGCATATAAAATATCAAGATTAGCCTTTTTATAACTTTTAGAGATTATTTTGCAGATTTCATAAATCCTTAAGCCATGGTCTGCTCGATGAGCTACGTCCAAGTTATCTAATTCAGTTTTTGCTATAGTTAATAATTTTTTTCTCCAATCCATACATATTGAATTTATATAGTAATTTTACCTAAATTATTAACAAAAGTAAAATGAAGAAAAATTAAAACAGCCCCGAACTGCCAAAGCAGCCGTCTTTTCTGTCGGTTTCATCCGCGACGCGCCCTTCAACTATTTCCGGCAATTCAATCTTTTGAATTAATAATTGGGCGATTTTCTGTCCGGGCGCGATGTGGAAAATATCTTGGCCTAAATTTATGAGCTCTACGGTAACTTCGCCTCTGAAGCCGGCGTCAATCACTCCGGCTAAAGAGTGGATGCCGTTTTTCGCCAATCCGCCTTTATCCCAGACTAAACCAACAAACCCTTTAGGCAGGGCGATTTTTATTCCGGTTTTTATTATGGCGTATTTTCCCGGAGTTAAAGAATGATAGTCGGCCGAATATAAATCCAGCCCGGCGTCGTATTCGTAAGCGCGGGTCGGCAATTTAGCCCAGGAAGATATTTTTTCAACTTTAAGTTTTAAAATGTTTTCTTCGGCGCCGGTCGGCGATATGCTATTGTGTAATTCTTTAAAGTTGGCCGAATAGGGCGCGGGTTTAAAAAGCCTGATAATTTTTTCCCAGATTAAATTGCTGATATCTTCGCGGCTTAGCATTCGCCCGTCGGCAACGCATTCAATCAAGGTAAAATTCGGGAAATTTTGCGCTATTTGCGAATAAGTTTGTTCGGCTTTTTTCAAGTGGTTAAGGTCGTTTTGGTGGATGTCGTTGGTTTTGCCGTTCCAGTCTTGCTTTAGCCTGCTTTGGGCCAGTTGCTGGGAAATCTCCGCGTCCACATGGAGGATGATATTTAAATCCGGCTTAGGGATATCAAAAATT
It encodes:
- the dut gene encoding dUTP diphosphatase; this encodes MEKQRGKFIVIDGTDGSGKATQTQLLAEKLWRAGFNVAIADFPQYNTKSAGMVEEYLSGKYGSPEEVGPYRASIFYACDRYDASFKIKTWLAEGKIVISNRYVTANMGHQGGKISNDLERKHYFDWLYQLEYEIFDIPKPDLNIILHVDAEISQQLAQSRLKQDWNGKTNDIHQNDLNHLKKAEQTYSQIAQNFPNFTLIECVADGRMLSREDISNLIWEKIIRLFKPAPYSANFKELHNSISPTGAEENILKLKVEKISSWAKLPTRAYEYDAGLDLYSADYHSLTPGKYAIIKTGIKIALPKGFVGLVWDKGGLAKNGIHSLAGVIDAGFRGEVTVELINLGQDIFHIAPGQKIAQLLIQKIELPEIVEGRVADETDRKDGCFGSSGLF
- a CDS encoding HD domain-containing protein; this translates as MDWRKKLLTIAKTELDNLDVAHRADHGLRIYEICKIISKSYKKANLDILYAAALLHDIGYINKTHNEHSHESVKLAFKILTKIKFPKNNIPIVLKIIKEHDNYCWVKNHCKHKPKELEIKIFQDADRIESLGAIGVGRNFIWAGKYNKTMWNKNIKFSPHIIFGGNFSVLHTLNFELSAYKHLNTKVAKKIAKDKYLFTKLFIKQFIKEWK